Proteins from a genomic interval of Demetria terragena DSM 11295:
- a CDS encoding acyl-CoA carboxylase subunit beta has product MSQPTDPHVVDVRARLEASYAATEEPTEKAKAKLDSQNKLYVRDRIALLFDEGTFVEDGRYANASAEGLPADGVVTGRGMVDGRAAVVIANDPAVKAGSWGARTVEKIVRATETALREELPVFWFVDSAGARITDQVEMFPGRRGAGRIFHNQVALSGKVPQICCLFGPSAAGGAYIPSFCDTIIMVEGNASMYLGSPRMAEMVVGEKVSLEEMGGARMHCTVSGVGDLLAEDDTEAIELAKLFFSYVPSTWHDDVPRYESEAPAEPLSRETVPQVESQPFDVHDVIDGLVDDDSFFEVKPLFAAELVVGFGRMDGQAVGIVANNSAVKGGVLFTDSADKAARFIWMCDAYGIPLLYLADVPGFMIGSEVERGGIIRHGAKMVSAVASATVPQFCVVLRKAYGAGLYAMGGPGFGPDATLALPTARIAVMGPEAAVNAVYANKIAAIEDESEREAFIAAKREEYVADVDIERLASDLVIDGIVEADALRDELLRRLAYAHRRDRHFSTRRRSIPPV; this is encoded by the coding sequence ATGAGTCAGCCCACTGACCCGCACGTGGTCGACGTTCGTGCGCGGTTGGAGGCGTCGTACGCCGCGACGGAGGAGCCCACCGAGAAGGCCAAGGCCAAACTCGACAGCCAAAACAAGCTCTACGTCCGGGACCGCATCGCCTTGCTCTTTGATGAGGGAACGTTCGTCGAAGACGGCCGCTACGCCAACGCCAGCGCCGAAGGACTCCCCGCCGACGGGGTCGTGACCGGGCGCGGCATGGTCGACGGGCGCGCAGCCGTCGTCATCGCGAATGACCCTGCGGTGAAAGCAGGTTCGTGGGGTGCGCGAACTGTCGAGAAGATTGTGCGCGCCACCGAGACTGCGCTGCGCGAAGAACTTCCGGTGTTCTGGTTCGTGGACTCGGCAGGCGCTCGGATCACTGACCAGGTGGAGATGTTTCCCGGTCGGCGGGGCGCTGGTCGCATCTTCCACAACCAGGTAGCGCTGTCGGGCAAGGTCCCGCAGATCTGTTGTCTCTTTGGCCCGTCCGCGGCCGGTGGCGCCTACATCCCGAGTTTCTGCGACACCATCATCATGGTCGAAGGAAATGCGTCGATGTACCTCGGCAGCCCTCGCATGGCCGAGATGGTCGTGGGGGAGAAGGTGTCGTTGGAAGAGATGGGCGGTGCGCGAATGCACTGCACTGTCAGCGGAGTTGGCGACCTGCTTGCTGAGGATGACACCGAGGCCATCGAGCTGGCCAAATTGTTCTTCTCCTATGTTCCGAGCACCTGGCACGACGACGTGCCGAGGTACGAATCTGAGGCGCCGGCCGAGCCGCTCAGTCGCGAGACTGTGCCACAAGTCGAGTCGCAGCCATTCGACGTGCACGACGTCATCGACGGACTGGTCGACGACGACAGTTTCTTTGAGGTCAAGCCGCTGTTCGCCGCCGAGCTCGTCGTCGGATTCGGGCGCATGGACGGCCAAGCGGTCGGCATCGTGGCCAACAACTCGGCCGTGAAGGGCGGGGTGCTGTTCACCGATAGTGCCGACAAGGCCGCGCGGTTCATTTGGATGTGCGATGCGTACGGCATTCCCCTTCTCTACCTCGCGGACGTCCCGGGCTTCATGATCGGCTCGGAAGTCGAGCGCGGCGGCATCATTCGTCACGGGGCCAAGATGGTGTCGGCGGTCGCGTCGGCGACCGTTCCGCAGTTCTGCGTCGTGCTCCGGAAGGCCTATGGCGCTGGCCTGTATGCGATGGGTGGGCCGGGCTTCGGGCCGGACGCCACCCTGGCGTTGCCGACTGCACGCATCGCGGTGATGGGTCCTGAGGCAGCGGTCAATGCGGTCTATGCCAACAAGATCGCTGCGATTGAGGATGAGTCTGAGCGCGAGGCCTTCATCGCGGCCAAGCGTGAGGAATATGTCGCCGATGTGGACATCGAGCGACTGGCGTCCGATCTCGTCATCGACGGGATCGTGGAGGCGGATGCCCTGCGCGATGAGCTCCTCCGCCGCCTGGCGTATGCCCATCGCCGCGACCGCCACTTCTCCACGCGGAGGCGGTCCATCCCGCCGGTGTGA